Proteins found in one Channa argus isolate prfri chromosome 7, Channa argus male v1.0, whole genome shotgun sequence genomic segment:
- the pou3f1 gene encoding POU domain, class 3, transcription factor 1 — translation MATTAQYIPRNNSLPSNPLMHPDSDRMHQGTTYREVQKMMHHEYLQGLAATNTGHPMSLTHHQWLPTSNTDWSSGTHIGQQEHKASVQATREDLSSGFHHRSHLVHQQTQSSHHGSWAPTTTHHLSPLSPASNGHQSLVYSQPGYTNLNAMLSPQPGTLHHGMRDPLHDDSGSHDNQMESPQQAFSHHQDHSDEDAPSSDDLEQFAKQFKQRRIKLGFTQADVGLALGTLYGNVFSQTTICRFEALQLSFKNMCKLKPLLNKWLEETDSNTGSPTNLDKIAAQGRKRKKRTSIEVGVKGALENHFLKCPKPSAHEISTLAGTLQLEKEVVRVWFCNRRQKEKRMTPVGVPHPNMEDVYSQAETPPLHRSLQSPVQ, via the coding sequence ATGGCGACAACAGCTCAGTATATTCCGAGGAATAACTCCTTACCGTCCAACCCGCTCATGCATCCGGATTCGGACAGGATGCACCAGGGGACGACCTACAGAGAGGTGCAGAAAATGATGCACCATGAGTACTTGCAAGGGCTTGCAGCTACCAACACGGGACATCCGATGAGCCTGACGCACCACCAGTGGCTGCCCACCTCCAACACCGACTGGTCCAGCGGAACCCACATCGGGCAGCAGGAGCACAAAGCCAGCGTGCAGGCGACCCGAGAGGACCTGAGCAGCGGCTTCCACCACAGATCTCACCTGGTGCACCAGCAGACACAGAGTAGCCACCATGGTTCGTGGGCGCCTACCACGACGCATCACTTATCCCCGCTCTCCCCTGCATCAAACGGCCACCAGTCACTGGTATATTCCCAGCCTGGATACACAAACCTTAACGCAATGCTGAGTCCCCAGCCCGGCACCTTGCACCATGGCATGCGGGACCCGCTCCACGACGATTCGGGCAGCCACGACAACCAGATGGAGTCGCCCCAGCAGGCGTTCAGCCATCACCAGGACCACTCGGATGAGGACGCGCCTAGCTCCGACGACCTAGAGCAGTTCGCTAAGCAGTTCAAGCAGCGGCGGATCAAACTGGGCTTTACCCAGGCGGACGTGGGCTTGGCCTTGGGCACCCTGTATGGAAACGTCTTTTCTCAGACCACTATCTGCAGGTTTGAAGCGCTGCAGCTCAGCTTCAAGAACATGTGCAAACTTAAGCCGCTCCTAAACAAGTGGCTGGAGGAGACAGACTCAAACACTGGCAGTCCCACCAATTTGGACAAGATTGCTGCGCAGGGCAGGAAACGAAAGAAGAGGACCTCCATCGAAGTGGGCGTGAAAGGGGCGCTGGAAAATCATTTCTTAAAATGCCCAAAGCCATCCGCGCATGAAATCAGCACTTTAGCCGGCACTCTGCAGTTGGAAAAAGAGGTTGTCCGTGTTTGGTTTTGcaacagaagacaaaaagagaaaagaatgaCACCAGTGGGGGTCCCTCACCCGAATATGGAGGACGTATATTCTCAAGCAGAGACCCCTCCTCTACACCGTTCACTACAGAGTCCT